One genomic window of Nicotiana sylvestris chromosome 10, ASM39365v2, whole genome shotgun sequence includes the following:
- the LOC138879682 gene encoding uncharacterized protein — protein sequence MAEYETCILGLRMAMDMGFQEVLVLGDSDLLVHQIQREWETRDLKLIPYRQCFHDLCHRFQSIEFSHILRIHNEIADALATLASMLHHPDKAYVDPLHIQIHDQHAYCNVVEEELDGEPWFNDI from the coding sequence atggctgagtacgagacatgcattttgggtttgaggatggctatGGATATGGGtttccaggaagtcttggtcttgggtgactcggaccttctagtCCACCAGATTCAGAgagagtgggaaacacgggatttaaaactcataccgtatcgacaatgtttcCATGATCTTTGTCACCgattccaatcaatagagttcagccATATTCtgaggattcataatgagatcgctgatgccttggctaccctagcatcaatgttacatcatccagataaggcttatgttgacccgttgcatattcagatCCATgaccagcatgcttattgtaatgtggtggaagaagaacttgacggtGAGCCTTGGTTTAATGATATTTAG